The region ATGGAAGCAACCATATTAATCTTACCTGATTTAAGACAGAACTATTTATAGCACCATTTGATGATATAATATGTTAGTGCTGTTTAACACTCCCTCCTGCTGCATGATGTTGGACCAATCTGAAGGAGTTTCTTCACTTTTGCAGGAAAACATCCATATCCTTTCAGCGATCAGGTTGTCATATATGTTCGCCATGTTGGACCTGGGGTGTTAGTGGGGCAAGCATGGCAAGAAGGGAAGGAATTACAGCAAGTTCCTCAGAAGTTATGTGATGAGGGTTTGATGGTTAGAGATTGTGCTGCACCTATAGAATATCCCTGAAAAAATCTCCATCTCTGtgtttcatttcctttcattgGTTGATCTAGAGCAGCTGATCGAATCTTGAGCCCTCGAGTAGAACAACTTTAAGAATATCCATGCCAATGAGCAATAAGTGTAGTTTCTGTAATGTTCCTCTAGTTCTGTGAATCTTGAATTTGGCCTCCTCAGTTTATGTGTAGCCTGGAGTATTGCGCCATTTAGATGCAGTACACGTACAGAATGCCAAGCCTCACTCCCAGACCATCTCTCTCGTTACTGCGTTTTAGTAATTTAGTGATGATTTTGCTGAAATTGTGCCAATTACTTCATTTTATTGAGGGAGAATGATTAGAATGTAATTCAATAAAAGATAACAAGGGGATTTTGCAATGGTGCGAATATCGGGGTGGTGAGTGTAAGAAAATCTTCCCTTCCCATCCTCTCTTACCAGACTCATTATCAACATCAGTACCTGTCTTCTGTTCTGGTCTCTCAAAAAGACTCTGACTTCTATCTGTCCATTGTTTGACCATCAACACTATgtgctaaaaataaattcttgaattCCTAAACCCAAGTTGCCCTTTCTCTTACAAGCCACAAATGCATCTACAAAACCAATCTCTCACCACCCTCTTACCTCTCCCTTTCCTCTTTCTCCCAAAACCAACAAAGCCCCACCAATTCACAACTTCAAAGCAGCAAGACCCAGTTTCCTAATTCTCCTTGAAATGTTCTCTTTCAACTGTATCAGCTGAGCCAGCTACTCATGTTGTTGGGTCCTCAAATGATAAGCCCTTTCCTGCTGAAGTTTCAAGAACCATCATGGAGTTATCTTCAGTTGGCACTCTTTCTACTTCGACCCCTGATGGTTGGCCATTGAGTGTTGGTGTTAGGTATGCTGTTGATGATGATGGGACCCCTGTTTTGTGCCTGAGTGATTCTTATAGACCGTTTTCTGTTGATAAAAGGTCTAGTCTTCAAGTTCAGGTAATTCAGTTCAATTCATTGATTCTTCAATTTGCAAAAAGTTAGAATCTTTATGTATCGAacatatgttcttttttttttgtgtgtgtgtgaatattTATACTGTAATTAATGatcttttttcaatgtgaatTGGGTTTGGATTAGCTAGAACAATCTGGAATGAGGACTCCTCAGTGCACCATTCAAGGCAGCCTTGATAAGCCAGAGGACACAAAGGTtttaaaggtgaaaaaaaatccTGTACTTGACTCTTCCGGTGCAGAGAGCCTGAGaatggtttttttcttgcattcaTGGAAGattgtattttgaatttgaaatgaaaaggtTTGGAGTGGGGATTGAATCCATAATAAAATTTGCCAACGTTTTACACTCACGCACACAATACAACAGTCAACAAAAGAGTAACCCCTTCCCAAAAcctaaaagaaaattagaatcCAACTTGAAGATCACGAGGAACTAAACCATACCAAACTCCCAACTCCGTATctactcccccccccccctcgcTCTGCTTACATTCACAGTAGAACACAGTAAAAACCACAAAGGTGAAGAACTTAGCTCTGCAGAAAAGAACTGTTGCAAAAAACCCAAAAGCAAGCTGAGTGAAGAGACCaagttcatcatcatcatcatcagttgCTGTAACATAGAACAGGACGTAGATTGGAACACTAAGCACTAAAATTTATACTTTATAGGGTGAAACTATCAAGGTACTAGGAATTGTTGTAAAACCCCATACGAGATAATACCTGAGTTGACGGTCGAtcttaaacaatattttttaaaaaattatctagaaaATCATCTATTTGAAGATACTGAGTGAAGCTTAGTACAACCTGTCAATTGAAGCTTAGTTAACAAGTGTATTGagagtaaattgttttttaaaatatttttttataaatatattaaaataatattttttttttttaaaattcatctttaatataacaaatctttaaaaaattaaataaataaaattgaattttaccTGCTTCTGTTTGTGCTGCAATCTCAACGAGGGCCTGGTAGATAGAgtgttgaaatgattttttactgtagtaataaaatagaaaaaggacATGTTTTTCCTACCATCCTTTATTGTTGTCAGCCACCAACCTCGAAATATTAACCTGGAATCCTTCATCCATGGATTATTGTTGTCAGCCACCAACCTCGAAATAAAATCTTCTTATTATTAATCTGCTATATTTCATCCAGATGAATTAAATTGTAGATCAATCCATTCAAATTTAGTgtgattaatacttaaaaataattcaagataaAATCTGACTtacctaaaataaatttaataatcacATGGAAGACTGGGATATTTGGCATAGAGAAGTGAAAGGATGTGCTCCTGATAAAAGGGTCAAATAAAATCTGTCttctttttgttcatttcaCAGGCTGGATGACATTGAGAGGATAGAACGTGAAGAGAAGTAACATTTTCTTAGTTTCGGAGTGAAGCATTCCACTCTAAGACAAAAGAACTCAAGGACAGCCAGCTGATCCAAAGGTTAAGAACATCATTTGCTAGTTGATCACATTTATAAGGTTCTACAAGTCATAGTTTATAGATTCCAGATAACATTGAAGCACTCAATGCTGTCCtaataaacacaaattaattCATAATCCACATTAATTGCAGAGATTTGTCTTTCTGTCTACGTTAATAGAACACGGTGATGgcgcatgatttgtgtttttttagtggTTAGCAGCCATTTGATCAGCACCACTCATGAATAAATTTCTCACCTAATGGCTAACTCACCATGCTAAGTAACAATACAATGAAAGCCAAGCCAAGCCAAGCCAAGCAAGCTTCACTTCAAATCCAACTTACCAGAGGTCCTTGTGATTTACAACTTACAAGACACGAGCTAGCTATAACATGAAAACATATCGGTTGCAGATTTTCGAGCTCTAGCACGAAAACATATTGAATTGCAGAATTTCTAAAAAAGTCTCAGATGAGTGGAAGAGAAATTAGTTAATCCATGAAAATTGCATCCGAACGCTTACGAGCAAAAAACAtgccattttttaattaaaaaagagacgTTAGTTTAACAGGAAAATATTCCAGACCTCTTTCATGTAGAAAGAATTATGCAGCCAAGAGTGTCAAGCGAAAGTTATCTGTcacaatatcttttattttaccaATCAAGCGGTTTTGTTTGGTGCTGCCAGATTTGCTTAGCTTTGGCTGAAAGAGAGAGCTGAGCATGGTTTCCAAACCTTGCGTAGTATATTTCACATGTCTGCCGGGACTAGCATCAGTTTCGGCCTGAAACCCATAGTTCTGCAAGTAACTCCTGTGAGCAGGTACAAAAGCCTGGACTACAAGTTTACACATCTTCAACCTCAAGTCTTCATTTGGAACAACCCAGTTGGATTGCTTCTGGTACATGTGATCAAACTCCTCATTGAATGACTTTAGTCTCTTCTTGACCGAATCCTCCACGAATCCCCCGGTAGGAGAAGATAAAACTCGACCCTCTTGGCTaagaagattaaatattttCCCCCAACTTTCTCTCAGGAAAAGAGTCATGTAATAGTCCCTATACTGTTCATGAGCTTtcaaccaacattctcccatcAAATCTCCAAGCTTTGTGCCTTTCAAACTGCAAAGGTGACAATGGTTGTTCATCATGAAAAGGTAGGACAACGTGAAATCATAGTGGGCTTTTGACCATGCATCCAAGTTTAGACCAATCTGCTTTATTATGCAATAAATCTGGCTGGTGATAAGCTCTTCTTGGTACTTGTCTTGTTTCCAACTCTGTTGAATTGTCAGAACCCGTGTGAGTAATGGCTTATAATCATCCCCTAGTAGACGATTACAGTAATCCGTTACAAAGCTTACTAGCCTTGGAACACTACCATTTAAAGAAGGAGAACTTCGCCTTTGCAGCTCCACTTGGATCGGAAGTTCCCAGAAAACTTCACAAGCACCATTAACAACTCCCTTGATGAGATCCCTAGTCAGAGTCTGGATTTCAATGCATGCTGGCCCTCCAAAAAGTCTGTTGAAATCCACTCTCAGATTTTCCAACATCGCAAAAATGTCCAATAGCTTCAAGATCTTGATTGGATCATTCTTACACACTGTAATTTTCTTTCCAAAGTGGAGGAAAGAAAGAATTCCTGATTGTATAGCGATTTTTGCAAAGCAGTCCATCCAAACATCTGCTCCATTCTTCTCAAAAACATCACTGCAAAGCTTgtattcaatttcaaaaacgtGCTTTATAGCCAACTGGAAATGCTTGCACCATTGATCTATGTAACACTCTACATCTTGTACGTCATCGAATTCGCTGATCAACAGGTCAAGGTAATTCAAGTCAAGAGCTTGAAAACTTCTCCTGGTATTCAAACTCCGGATTTCAGCATAGGTTGACATACACTTCTCAAGCCTGTTATCTGCATTTAGTTTGCCAATAATAGCCTGAAGCTTCTGCACAACAGCCACCGGCAGAGGAGATGGAGCAGTGGAGGCTTGATCTCCAATGGAAGATGAGACAAAATCCCAAACAACATGGATGCAGTTTTCAGTAAGAAGCCGCCTGAATTCAATTTCGAGTTTGTCAAATGCAGCACAGAGAACACCCCCACTGAGCCGAGCACGTTTCTCGGTAGCTTGCAACTCTTGCAGAATGCTCAATGACTTCTTGACCTTCATGATGTACAGATCATCAGGAACTGCATTTTCCAGAAACTCAAGAACAGCCTCCAGCCACTGAATTGCTAGCCTACAGTTGTCAGTCAGAAATTTCAATGATTCCTCAAGCTGTTTCACCATCAGCAAGTAAGTGGAAAGATCAGAACACGGGTGCGATAATAGTGACTTCTGGAGCTCTTGAATGGTATCATACACCTTTAGCACTGCTGCAGCAGGACCGATGGCACAATCAATATGCTCTCTAATTGCAACAAATGTGCACTTTTGCCTGGGGGCATGTCTAACAGCGGCTCCCAAAGTTGGCAATCTTTGTTTTATCCCCTCCAATTTTTGGCCAGTAATGTCTAGAGCAGAGGCAAGAGCTCGTGAATTCTCTAAGCTCGTCTTCAAGACTATCCTAGCAGCTGAAAGATTGTCAATGCCATCCACTGGAGCCATTGCCAAATCAAGTCCTTGCCCTGAGAAATGACTCAACTGCTATTCATTTGATGTTTAAGCACTACATTGCACTCTTAGGAttcaataaaaatccaaaaagattATTTCTTGGTTTCTTCTCTGTCACTCGATTTACTTTTTCTTTACCAAACTCACCAaatcaggtaaaaaaaaaacacaagacagCCCATATTCAAACCAAACCTCACTTACAAAACAAACATCTCTCAAAAACCTCAACAACCAGGTATAGACTTccaaaatcaaaacagaaaaataaccCCACCTGGGACTTTAAAAACAGCATCTGAAGTTTCACTTTTGTTCATCAACCTTAAAATACCAACATGACAACTACAGTAACTGAAGTTTCTACTTTCTATCAACAACTAAACAACCAATcgtgaatcaaaagaaaacaaaaacttaccTGTTCAGAATCTTCATTGATGACATCAAGATATGCAAACAAGGAAATCCTCCATGAAccctcttttccttttccttcgttgatgatgatgatgatgatgatggtacTGCAAATGACAGGCCATGAATTCTACTGCTAGCTGATGATTTCTTGCTGAAGATTGAAGGGATTCTTGGCGATGCATATCGTTCATTATAGTATTTTGATGCATTAAAATCCACGATCCTCTGAATACTGGTTCATGAGGTGGCCCAATACCAATAAACCCTAAATTtcatgctttctttttcttcttcagaaAGATATATTTCATTAGCTCAAGCTTTTATTACAAAGCATACATTTTTCAGCTTTCTGCACCAAAATACAATGTTTTTGTCTCTTGGGAACAATTCTGATGGGCATCCCCtaagtttttctttcaaagCTTTGATTATAGTCTGATCTACTGTTTAGactttctttgctttctttattGTCAAAGGATTCAAATGCTTTCTTTCTGATGTTCCATGCAATGTCAGTACTTTCGCTCCCTTTTGTCTATTTGTAAGTTAAATTCTCTGTGGTCCACTTTCCCTGCTTCAACATGTCCAAGCTCTGCACAAGGGCAGGTTCCTTGGGTTCATCAAAGAGACTGAATCGATCTCAGTAAGTACTCTGAGATATCATGAATTTCAACTCCTGAAGAAACTTGTGTACCCTGATAATGTTATTAGAGTACCATTCCCAAACAAGCCACCATTTTTGTCCTCCACGCTTAGGACGCGCAACACCAAATTCTGTTCTATTTTATGtttctaaaaattcaaaattaagatAAAGAAAATTAGGCATTTTGATCCTATCCAGTACCCacatccctgtggtaacttgaGCTTCTGCAATTTAAACAATTTATCCataactaaattattttattccaatcacaaaaaatcaaacatgcaGAGTgatgagaaaacaaaatgaCTCCTAAACCAAACAGAGACCAAAGAAGAACTTGGATGGAATGTCGAGAAATAGctgttaaaattgatttgggaCAACGACTTGCTCATAGGCTTAGAgaattaacttctttttttttgagaaaaaagaataatttgaaaaaaagctaaaacaatgttgttttttaaaaaaacatcaataaattttaactatatcaacacgagtttttaattgaatcacttttttttttaaccatctaGACTCAATCTCCAATACAAGTTTTATAACAGTGGTGGAcagagataataaaaaataattttcttacttTTGGGATGATAAATAGTAGTTTAATTTGTAATGTGGTACTCCAAagggtctattttttttataaaataaaataaaatctatgaaCGTTGAGTttgtctagaaaaaaaaactaaagagccTTAAGTCTGACTATAACACTAGAcccaacaataatatttataatattaataataatatataacttGTTTGGCAAGTtcatatattttgtaatttattcaaaaaaaattatgattttcttctgtagtaatatatttttttcaaatataataataataataataataatttttaagtttactCTTCAAAacaaatctatggttgtttttcaatattaatattttttaaatttattaataatattaattacaatacaaataataacatttataatacaaataataatatttttaatattaataataatattaaacttacccaagtttaagtgggtctaaCTACAACACCAAACTCAGGAGCTTTCGGCCTCTTATAAATAACAGAATCAAGAGACTTGAGTCTGGCTGCAATCCAAACCCATTGGACTTGGGTGAGGACGCAAGACCTAAGAGTCTTGGGTCTGAACAACGGACCTAATAGTTTTGGGTTTGGACATCTACCCCAAGTGTCTTGGGCTAGGTGGGGCTGTAAAACTTGAGGGACTTAGTTTACGCCTTTACCACTCCCAAACAACTTAGGTCAAACACAACTTTTCAGCCCCAAGTTTTTTTAGGTATAGAAGGGCATGTCAGACCCAagttaataacaataacaataacaataacactaataatagcaataataattgattttaaccttcaaatcaaatctatgtttttttcgatagtaataaaatttattttaaatttaataatatttatgatattaataataatattaaacttgtctaCCTaagtttttacaatttttaattcatttaaataaaacttgttgtttttcttcgatagtaataatatttttattcaaatttattattgataataattataatcataataataataattttacccttcaaatgaaactatgattattttttaaaattaatgatatattttttaaaatttttaattatgatattaattataataaaaataataatatttatattacaaataataatatttttatattaattataataaaaataaaaatatttccaagacaaattataatatttttaatattaataatattaataaaaataaaaatatctgtaatacaaacaataatattaataaagtaacaataacaatatttataatacaaataataataaaattaaaaatatttttaataccaataataatattattaataatataaaacttaccCTAATTTAAGTGGGTCGTGTTGCAACATTAAGTTCAAGAGCTTTGAACCCCTCTTAAATACTAGACTCAAGAGTCTTGAGTCTGGCAACCCAAACCTATTAGAGTTGGGTGAGGATGTCTGATCCAAGTGTCGTGGGCCAAGTAAGGCTGCAAGATCCAAAGGACTTGGATCTGCTCCCCTACCACTCCTAAGCAACTTTGGTGAGACGTCCATTTTTAACTCCAAGTTTTTTGGGTCTGAAAGGGCATGTTGAactcaagttaataataataataataataataattgattttacccttcaaatcaaatctatatttttttctataatagtaaaatttatttcaaatttaataatatttatgatattaataatgatattaaacttatatgtcctaaatttttatagtttttaatcccttcaaataaaacttattgtttttcttcgatagtaataaaatttttcatcaaatttaataataataataataataataataattttacccttcaaatcaaatctatagttgtttttctaaattaattatattttttttttccgatagtaatcaaatttatttcaaatttaataatattaattaatttaataataatattaaacttacctgtcctaaatttttatagtttttaatcccttcaaatataacttattgtttttctttgatagtaataatatttttctttaaatttaataataataataataataataataattttacctttcaaatcaaatttatggttatattttaaaattaatgatatatttttaaaatttcttaattatgatattaataatattaattataataaaaataacaatattgataagacaaataataatattttttatattaataatattaataaaaaaagtttaaaatatttataatacaaataataatatccttGGGTATGGCTactaggggtgattattttcagttcggttcggtttttacctaaaaaataacccagccaaatttaaaaaaaaaacaaaaccgaaaccggttcaaaccgactgtTTTCGGTTTGATTATTTTAGAGCAAGAAACCCAACCgattggcttggtttttttccggtttggctctgttattaatatcggtttgtttttcagtttcaggcttatGAAACCGAATCAGTcggttttttaaatattctatcgatttatctgtttttttacggtttgatttttttgtttattttttttagctttctcgatttaatcactttttcagatttttttgttCACCCCTAATTATGGCCGTGCAGCCAAACCCAAAGGATATTGGGTTCAACTGCTTAGCCAGACCCAAGATCGGTAGGTCTAGTTGGGCAGCCAGACCCAGCctttttttgaagtgttttgggTCTGGCTCAGCCACACCCAACGGTATTAGGATTGCTAAGTAAGAGGACTCAAGACTATTAGCTCCTTTTGAAAGTGTTTTGGACCTGACTTGGCAGCCACACCCAACAACTTTTTGCAGAGAAGGAAATGCCCCCGACGCAATTCTTGACCAAAAATACAACAGAGGAACACCCTCTCATGTTGCTACAGTGCTATCCACAATGAAAATAGTCTATAGCTACAGTGTTATCCATAGTGCAATGTGTATGTGTCTATTCTCATACGTTTTAAAAGAGTCCAACAAAGAGTAAACTCAAATAGTGTAATTCACAATAAAAACACTCACAATCTATACtgattcaaaacaatataatttatagtGAAAACATTCAGAGTTTATAGTAATTCACCCTATAGTAAAAAATCAATCCCTTTTAGTTATATTATAGTTAATTTAGTGACACTTAAAATCTATGATTAATTATAATGAAGTGGGATTTTCATATAATACTTTTTCTAACAGAAACTTTGGACATGAAGCGTGTCATAGCCTAAAATTGTGTTTGTATGATTGTACCAAATTTAAATTCCAAACGCAAGAAATATTTTGGGTACGTGGATATTGACCAAGCAAATAtagacaaattttaaaaaagaaactttatatttcaaattcaaagcaGTTATAACATGTAAACAAGTCAATAtctaaatttcaattttcaaaattgttttttagggT is a window of Populus nigra chromosome 10, ddPopNigr1.1, whole genome shotgun sequence DNA encoding:
- the LOC133704382 gene encoding glutamyl-tRNA reductase-binding protein, chloroplastic-like, with translation MELSSVGTLSTSTPDGWPLSVGVRYAVDDDGTPVLCLSDSYRPFSVDKRSSLQVQLEQSGMRTPQCTIQGSLDKPEDTKVLKVKKNPVLDSSGAESLRMVFFLHSWKIVF
- the LOC133704065 gene encoding exocyst complex component EXO70A1-like, which produces MAPVDGIDNLSAARIVLKTSLENSRALASALDITGQKLEGIKQRLPTLGAAVRHAPRQKCTFVAIREHIDCAIGPAAAVLKVYDTIQELQKSLLSHPCSDLSTYLLMVKQLEESLKFLTDNCRLAIQWLEAVLEFLENAVPDDLYIMKVKKSLSILQELQATEKRARLSGGVLCAAFDKLEIEFRRLLTENCIHVVWDFVSSSIGDQASTAPSPLPVAVVQKLQAIIGKLNADNRLEKCMSTYAEIRSLNTRRSFQALDLNYLDLLISEFDDVQDVECYIDQWCKHFQLAIKHVFEIEYKLCSDVFEKNGADVWMDCFAKIAIQSGILSFLHFGKKITVCKNDPIKILKLLDIFAMLENLRVDFNRLFGGPACIEIQTLTRDLIKGVVNGACEVFWELPIQVELQRRSSPSLNGSVPRLVSFVTDYCNRLLGDDYKPLLTRVLTIQQSWKQDKYQEELITSQIYCIIKQIGLNLDAWSKAHYDFTLSYLFMMNNHCHLCSLKGTKLGDLMGECWLKAHEQYRDYYMTLFLRESWGKIFNLLSQEGRVLSSPTGGFVEDSVKKRLKSFNEEFDHMYQKQSNWVVPNEDLRLKMCKLVVQAFVPAHRSYLQNYGFQAETDASPGRHVKYTTQGLETMLSSLFQPKLSKSGSTKQNRLIGKIKDIVTDNFRLTLLAA